Within the Bradyrhizobium ottawaense genome, the region TTATGGCGATCTACGAACTCGACGGGCAGGGCCCTGACCTCCCGGCAAGCGGCAACTATTTCATCGCGGATACCGCCGACGTCATCGGCAAGGTGCGGCTGCTGGAGCAGGCCAGCGTTTGGTTCGGCGCGGTGTTGCGCGGCGACAATGAGTGGATCGAGATCGGCGAAGGCTCCAACGTGCAGGACAATTCGACCTGCCATACCGACCGCGGCTTTCCGCTCACGATCGGCAAGAACTGCACTGTCGGCCACAACGTCATCCTGCACGGCTGCACACTGGAAGACGGCGCGCTGGTCGGGATGGGCTCGATCGTGATGAACGGCGCCAGGATCGGCCGCGGCAGCATCGTCGGCGCGGGATCCGTCATCACCGAGGGCAAGGAATTTCCCGAACATTCGCTGATCATCGGTTCGCCCGCGCGCGTCATTCGCACGCTGTCGCCCGAACAGGTCACCGCGATGGGAAGCGCGGCGCGGTTCTATGCCCTTAATGGCCCGCGGTTCAAAAAAGGCATGAAGAAGATCGGCTGAAGCATCCCGAGTGAGACATGCCGGCTGTAGCCGTCTCGCTCAGCTTCCTTCCTACTCGTTTGCCTCGATCGTGCCGGCGACCTGCTCATGGCCGGCAGCCCAGAGCGCATGCTGTTCGCTGCCATCCTGATAGGGATTGGCTTGCGCAGGAATACCCTCGCGCGCCGCGCGCTGGCCTTGTTCGAACGGGTCGGGGTCGGTGGTCATGAGGAGGCCTTTCGCGTTCTCGATCTCGTCTTCCCTGGCGTCGCCGCCCGGGAAGGCGCCGCGCTCTTGCGTAGCGCATCCCTGAGATCGATCGGGATGCCGTGCTTCTTGAGGACGTCGGCAAAGGCTTCATCAGCCAGTTCCTGAATCGTCGCCATCCGGTCGCGTCCAAGCTGGGTGAGCTTGGCGAACGTGTCTTCGTCAAACGCGATCAATTTGCGCACGTGTCGTCGGCTCCTGGCCGGAGGCTCTGGTGGCTTCAATGATTGGTGAAGCCGATGGTTCCTGGAACAAGCCGGGCGCGCTCCCGTTAAACTGTAAAGGGAGATTTTCGATGATCCGGGCATCCGCAATTGTCGCGATCGCGGTCGGCGCGATTCTGCTTTCACCGGCGATATCCTTTGCCTTTGCCCAGAGCGCCGGCGGCGCCTCTGCTGGCAGCAGCGGCGCTGCAAGCTCGCCGGGCGCGGCGATCGCACCCGGCACCAACAGCGCCGGCACCGCGCAATCATCCGGCGCGAACACCGCGCCGGGAGTGACGACCGGCTCGGCAGGATCGCTCGGAACGGGCACGGCGCCAACGACAGCCACGGGCAGTGACACTGCGATCAACGCCGAGAACAAGACGATCGACCGCAAGCTGAACAGCATCTGCCGAGGCTGCTAGCGGTGCCCAGCGGTCGGTCGCGCAGAAGTGAGAAAATTGTTCAGGCGACAGGCGGCAAGTCGCCATAGATTTGTGGCGGGATCCTTATGGGTCTGACGCCGGAAGCGTCATTTGGTTCAACGCGAATGATCACGGAGGATGAGATGTTACGTAAAGCGATGATCGCGTTATTCGCGATGGCGTCAGTTGCCGTGCTCGCACCGGGCAGCGCGTCAGCGCGCGGCGGGTTTGGCGGCGGAGGATTTCACGGCGGCGGCGGTGGTTTTCATGGTGGTGGCTTTGGAGGCGGTGGCTTCCGCGGTGGCGGTTTTGGTGGCGGCGGCTTCCGCGCCGCAGCCATCGGCGGCGGCGGTTTCCGTTCAGCCGCGATCGGCGGCGGTGGATGGCGCGGTGGCGGATGGCACGGTGGCGGTTGGCACGGCGGATTCCGGCACCGTGGATTCCCGTTTGTCGCCGCCGCGGTCGGTGCCGGTCTCGGCTACGGCCTCTACGGTTACGGCTACGACGACTATGATTACGGCTACTACGGCGCCTACCCGGCCGCCTATGACGACTCGTATTATTACGGTGACGACGGCGGCTGCTATGTCGTTCGGCAGCGCGTGCTGACACCCTATGGCTGGCGCATCCGTCCCGTGCAGGTATGTAACTGAAGTCTCTGCTTTCCAACGGGTTTCGCCGAACCAAGCGCTCGGCGGAAAACCCGGAGATGAGCGATTGGGAATGAAACACGCGGCCCCGGTGTTTTGATCACCGAGGCCGTTGTGTTGCGTAGTGGTACGCCGTTTGCATCGCAGCAGGGATGTTGAACATGCTCACAACCCCGGCTTTGACGTTTGTCTTCCTGGGCATCGTTGTCAGTTTGGGCACAGCGTTGGTGTGGGTGCTCTGGGAATTCGAACAAACGTCGAAGCATGCTCTGTCGAAAGCGCATCGTCCCCGCGATCGCGTGAGATAGGCCGTATCAAACAGCCGGCGCGCAGCCTTGGCTGCGCGTCCGTTATGCTGTGCGCTCTAACGCTTTAGCCTAACACGCCGTACTTCTTGAACCACGCCTGCATGTTCGCCCACGCATCGTCGGCGGCTTCCTTGCGATAGCTGGCGCGATAGTCGGCGTGGAAGCCATGTGGGGCGCCCGGGTAAAGCTTGAACTCGGCGGTCTTCTTGTTCTCCGCGAGCGCCGCCTTCAGGGCTTCGACGGTGGCGACGGGGATGCCGGTATCCGCCTCGCCGTAGAAGCCGATCACCGGCGCCTTCATCTCCGGCGCAAGCTGCGTCGGGCTCTTCGGCCACAGCGGGTTCGGCGGATCGACCGGCGGACCATAGAACGCCGCGCCTGCCTTCAGCGTGGGGCTGTGCGCGGCATATTCCCAGACCGTCCGTCCGCCGCGGCAGAAGCCGATGATGCCGAGCCTGGACGTATCGCCGCCCTGCGACTTGGCCCAGGCGACGGTACTGTCGAGATCGGACAACAGCTCGGCATCCGGTTTCGAATTCACGATCGGCAGCAACTGCGGGATGTCAGTGATCTTGGTGAGATCGCCGCCCTTGCGGAAGTAATAATCCGGCGCCACCGCGAACGCGCCGAGCTTGGCGAGGCGCCGCGTCACATCCTTGATGTATTCGTGCAGGCCGAAGATCTCCATCGCCACCAGCACCACCGGCGGGTTCCTGACGCCGTCGGGCTTGGCGAAATAGCCGGGCATCTCGCCGTCAGCGACTTTGATTTTGGCGTCACCGGTGGTGAGACCGCTGGTGTCGGTCTTGATCACGTCGGCCCGCACCGGACCCGCGGCGAGCGTGTAGCCGGCGGCAACGGCGGCGGACGCGGTCATGAAGCCGCGGCGCGAGAATGGCGCGACCTTTGTCAGTCCGATGACATCCGAGGTTAGCAACGGTTCCGTACTCATTGGGAATCCTCCATTTTTCAGGAGGCGCATTCAGCGGATAAACCATGCTGAACGCAAATCACCTGCTTGCGAGGATTTGGCAGGCTTGAGGCGATGAGGACATGCCGGGAAGGGACGATTGCAGGGCACAAAAAACAAGGCCGTCGACGCAGTATACCGTCAACGACCTTGCCAGCCCCGGACATTGAAATCGGCTCACGCCATCCGGTAAACTGCACGATGACCCGGATTTTCACTTGCGTATGTGAACCAGTTCACACTTGGCCCGAAAAAGTTCCGGCGGGCCCATTTTTGCCATCCCGAGGCCTGAAATGGCCATGAAGGTTGCCGGCCAGGATTGAACGCGGGGCTTTGGGCCGGCGACCGATGGGAACCGTCGTCCCGGAGTGGCTGCCGCCGCCATGAAGACACTGATCTTACTGTGCGTCGTGCTGGCTGCCGGGCTTGCCGGGTGGATCGCCTGGCAGCGCACACCACGAAAGCACGATCCGGTCGAATACTTCAGCGGGTGGGGTGGATACGGGCTCCCGATCCGCCTGACCGGCCGGATTACGAAAGACGAGGCAGATGCCATCGCCGCGCGGGGAAACGCCTACCTGATTGGTTATTTCGACGGCGACAACAGGCTGGTCCGCAACGTCAAGATGCTGCGGGGCGAGGTCTTCTTCGAGCACGTCTACGATTATTATCCGAACGGCCGGCTCAGGCGGGTCAAGGCCACCAACCCAGAGGGTGTGGAGACCGTGCGGGAGTATCGGCCATCCGATCGTGCGGGGTTTTTCTGGTAGCGCGCTGGCGGCCCCGGATCGCGTCCGGGGCGTTAGGTCGTCAGGCGTTTTCAATCAGCCTTGCGTCTTGCCGCGCTTGCGGTTCACGCTCCTGATCGCGTGAGGCTTGGCCGATCCGCCGGCCGACCGTTTGCGGGTCGCGGGCGGGTTGGCCGGCTCGGACGCCCGCACGCTGGCAAAGGATTGCCGCAGCCCGTCGATCGATTCGGTCAGCGTTCCGACCTGTTCGGAGAGTTTGCGCGTGTCGGCCTGCTGTGCGGCCAGCAGCCGGCGCACGGTCAGCAACTGATCCTGGACCACCTGGAGCTGGTCGATCGATTCCTGCTGGGTCACTTCCAGGCCCCTGGTCTTTTCGACCAGTTGCTCGGAGGCCTGCGCGGTACGCGCCTGCAATTGCCGGGTCGCGACGACGCGATCGGTCTCGGGCGTGGTGCCGGTATAGGCGCGCCAGAGCGTCATGGAGCCTATTCCCAACAGCACGATGGCGAGGGCCACCGCGCCGATCGCGATCGGCTGTCCGCCGAAGCGTGCGAAGGAACTGGTACTCCGGGAGGTGAGTTCGGGCATGAGACTCCAAAGCCGGACGTGATTTGCAATGCCCTCGATTACCACAGGCGCGGCGGCGCTAAAACCCGGGATTTACCCGTCTTGTGCGGGATTCCGGGTAAAACCTTGTGGAATCAGCCTTTTCCGGGGCGGCTGCGGCTCGCAACCAACCGGCGGCGGGAATGGATCGCTAGCGCCAGTTCAGCGGCTGCCATGCCACGGTGCATTGGCTGTCACAGCTGTTGCAGTGAACCGGCTGGTCGAAGGTGTTGGCCAGCTCCCATTGCTGCGACCTGTTGCTCCACTGCGCGATGGCGTGACAGATCAGATCGTCCGACTGGCAGCGCGCGCACACCGGCGCGAACCGCGTGTCACGCTGACTGGTATTGGGGCTGGCAGTGGGCCTTGGGCCCGAGTTCGGGTTGAACGGATTGACAAGTAAGGCATGCCGCATCGGATCCCCGTCCGTCAGAGCTCGCTCTCGCGAGAGTCGTCAGCATAGGCGCGGAGTGACGTGAATGTCTTCAGCGCAGGCGCGCGCTCTTGTGGATTGCGCTGAGAAAATCATCGCGCGTTGCCGATGTTCCACACCAGCGATGAGCGCGACACAAAAAGATGCGGCCAGCCTTTGGGGGAAGGCTGGCCGCGCGCGAACCGGTCTGGGACGGGGAGGGGTGGGAATGTGACCGGGTCGCGGGTTGGTAGATCCTTGTTCGTTAGCGATCGCGTGACGAGGCGGTTGCGAGCGCCGGGCGGTTGTCACCGAGCGAGACCCACACATTGGGATCGCTCTGCGACTGACGCTTGACGAAGCGGTAGCCGGTCTCGGTCCACGCCACGACGTTTTCGTTCTGGTTGTCGAGAACGAACTCGCCCTTGTCTGTTTTCACGGTCAGCACCGCATGGCCTTCGCCCTTCTTGTCGCGCACCACCGTGATCAGCAGCGCTTCGCGCGGCCATCCGGCATCGATCAGCATCTTGCGCTTCAGAAGCACATAGTCCTCGCAGTCACCGTAACCGTCCGTCGGCAACGACCACTTCTCGATCACACCCCAATGATCCATGTCGGTGATCGGCTTGATGGTTTCGTTGACCCACTTGTTGACCCGCAGCAAATCCCGCCAAGCCGTCTGCGACATCACGATGTCGCGCGGCTGAGATGCAGCGCCGCGGCACTCGCCGGGATTCTCGGCGCAGAATTCGACCCAACCGATCGGCGAACGCGTGGTGTCGCCGAGGCTGGCATAGAGTGCGTCGGCGGCTTTCGCCGGGACGCTCATTGAAGCGCTCATTCCCAAAAGGATGGCGATTACAGCCAGTCCCTTCCCCTGTCCCCTGAACAACATTGCGGCCCCCGTTTCTTGTTGGGACCATGTTTTGCACAGAGGTTTTGCGGTGCGCCTAAGTCAGGCAAGTACATTTGACGCGAATACAAGTAAAAGCCGCAGAAAATTCGATCTATACTTGAATCGAATTAGATTAAAATTTGAAACAACTGCAATTGATTCAAATTTTATGCATTAACGCGCCAGGCGCTGCGGCAGTGGCGGATTCCAGCGGAAAAGCCGCCGGCATTAACCGCATCTTGCGGGCATCGGATCGCGCAAAAACGGCCTCGGGCCGTGCGGAGGATGCCTTCGCGAGGTCCAAAACCAGGGATTTGGGGCGTCTGGCGCTTTACCGCGTGGTAACCGCGTCGATGGGCAGCACACCGGATGGCTCACGAATGCGCTTTGGCGAGGCCTTCCGCGGGACTTCGAGGCGACGGATACGGCCGCCGGGGTCGAAACCCCGGCGGAGCGTCGTTCGAACGATCGTCGCTATTTGAGAGCGGCCTGACCGGCCAGCGACACCACATTGTCCTGCGAACCGGAGCCGCCGCTGACGCCGATGGCGCCGACCACCTTGCCGCCGACCAGCAGCGGATTTCCACCGCGTGACGCGATGACGTCATCGAGGGTTGTCAGATAGGCAAAGTAGGGTCCCTTGCCGATCAGCGTTTCGAACACCAGGGTCGGACGGCGGTAGCGGGTCGACGTGCGGGCCTTGTGCTGCGAGACGCCGATGGAGGCGTATTGGCAGTTGTCCTGCTTCTCGAAGTAAACGAGATCGCCGCTCGGGTTCACGATCGCGACGCAGAACGCATTCCAGTTTCGCTTGGTGGCTTCCGCGACGGCGGCGGCGGCCACCATCTTGGCGGTCTCGAGGTTGATCGGCTCGCCATAGGGCGGCGGCGTCAACGCGTCCGGGACCGCATCGTTGGGATTGTCGGGGTTGGGCGGCACCTGGGCAAAGGCTCCCGTGCCAATCAAGAGCGCAACGCATACGACGCTTGCCAGCGCAATCAGACGACGCATTCAATCCTCCCAAGGGTTTGTTTTTCGGCCCCGGTCCTGACCAGTTCCGGGGCGCTGCGACGATAGCGCGTTTTCCGGTCGTTTCCGACGCCAGAATCAATCGGTCGCGGTATCCGACCGGATATATCGCGGATATCGCGGCGGGGGCCACATCCGGCCGGCGGCCCAATCAGTGCTTGGCAAAGCGCAGCACCCATGCATCCATGGGCAAAAAACAGGGAGGCTCATATGAAACGGTCCGTCTGGATTTTGCCGGCATGGCTGTGTCTGACCGTAGCTGTGCAGGCGCAAGGGAAGATCAATCCCACCGATCCGCAACCGACCTGCCAGATGTGTCCCGGCACCTACATCCCCGTCAGCGAGCTCGATGCCTATACGAAAAAGGCGCTCGACGAAAAGCTGCTCGACCAGCAGGTGCGGGACATCGATATCGGCAAAGCCAATATCGGCATCGGGATGGTCCATCGCGGCAAGCTCGACAAGCCGAATCCGGATTCCGTCGCCGAACATGACCAGATCAGCGAGGTCTATCATGTGCTGTCGGGGGCTGCGACGCTGGTGCTGGGTCCCGATATCGTCAACCGGCAGCGACGGCCGGCGACGATGCGTACCGTTGTCGAGTTCAACGGACCCGGCAACAACGGCTCCGAGGTTCGTGACGGCATCGCCTACGAGATCAAGGCCGGCGACGTCGTCGTCATTCCGGCCGGCACCGGACACTGGTTCACGAAGATCGAGGACCACATCGACTATCTGATGGTGCGGATCGATCCGGACAAGGTCACGCCGCTGAAGAGCGAGGCGCAGTCCAAGGATTATCTGTCGAAGCCGGCGAAGAAGGGGGACTAAAGCGTTTTCAAGCGAAGTGGGAACCGGTTCGCGTGAAGAAAACGCATCAAAAAAGAAGCTCTACCGGGCGGTGACCGCGTCTTCGAGCGTGTCGCTGTTCTGCTCGTGGACGAACTCGAGCGCAAAGCCTTCTTCGAGGTTGCGCACCACCCGCGACTGGACCTTGCCGAGCATGACCAGCGATTTCAGCGGCGGGCGGTTTTCGGCGGCGATCGCCGCCCCCGACAGCGACAGGTCGATGATCCGGCAGGTCATCTTGCTGCCGTCCTCGAGCGTCATCAGCGCGATCGGGTTGCGCGGCACGATACGGTCGTGGCGGCGGTCTTCCGGCAGATTGAGGATATCGCGGTTGGCGAGCCAGGTGAGCTGGGCGGCGAGCTTGTCGCGCTTGCGGGCGGTGGCGCCGACCGTCATGGCAAAGCCGTTATCGATGATACGGGTGATGCGGCCCTCGACCCGGCCGATATGGTCGAGATAGGCGATCACGCGATCGCCGACATTGCCGATGCCGGGCGCCAGCAAGGCGAGCCCGCCCGGCGACATATTGATGATCTGGCAGGGAAATTCGCGGCGGTCGGGCAGCATGTAGCGGCCGAGCAGGTGGACCTTGACGCGCTGAAAGCGCCGTCGCTCCTGGGCGGACGGTACCGTAGGTGATTTCTTTTGCGCAAACGACATCTGGCCACCCGACAGCCGGTCCTTCGGCGTCAAATGACCCTAAGGCCGACAGGGTTAACGAGCGGTTAGCAGCGGTTGCATCAAGGGTGGGCATCGCGCGGCGTGCGGTCGCGGCGCCACAATCCGGTTGAAACCCGGCAGCAGCCGCGGACCAGACTGCAACATGACGGTGCTACCGGAGCAGCCGTCCTGCAATTTGCCGGCTCCATGAATCGGAACCGATCGCAAGATCGAGCATCTGCAACAGCGCGACCGTCGCGGTGGCTTTGTCGCCGGCTTCGTACCGGGCATCGGCGCGATTGGCATCTCAGCCCGCTTCACATAGGCTCGCGTTTGCCCGCGCAAGGACAATCAACAATCGCCGCAAGAAATCACGGACGGGCCGGAGGAAATTCCATGGGGCCCATTCGCGTATGCACCTATGACGGTCCCGGCGCGCAGCCGGTCATTCGCAACGTGCCGTGGCCGAAAATTCCGAAGAAGGGCGCGCTGATCAAGGTCGGCGCCTGCGGGGTCTGCGGCACCGACCTGCATATCCTGAAAGGTCATTGGCCAAAACCGTTGCCATGGCCATTCACGCTCGGCCATGAGATCGGCGGCGTGCTGGTCGAAGTCGGTTCCGAGTTCAGGGAAGACTTCATGAGCAAGCCGCTCAAGGTGGGATCGAAGGTCATGATCCCGCCGCTGATGCCATGCGGCCAGTGCTATTACTGCATCCATTATCCGCAGAGCGCCAACAAGTGCCTGACGCCGGTCTATTACGGCCGCTATCTCGGCTTCGACAAGGCGCCGCATCTGTGGGGCGGCTGGGCCGAATATGTCTATGTCGATCTCGGCGAATTGCCGGGCACCAAGATCTACAAATTGCCCGACGACATGTCACTGCGGCTGGGTGCGCTGTCGGAGCCCTTGACCTCCTGCATCCGCGCCTTCAACCGCGCCACCCGCGCCGGCGGCTTTAGCTGGGGCGACACGGTGGTGATCCAGGGTTCCGGCCCGATCGGAATTCTCGCAGTCGCTGCCGCGCAGGAAATGGGCGCGGGCAGGGTGATCTGCGTCGGCGCGCCGGAGACGCCGCGGCTGGCGCTGGCGCGCAAGTTCGGCGCGGAGGCGACTGTTGATATCGATCAGCTCAAGTCGCCGGAAGAGCGCATCAAGGCGGTGCGCGACATCGTCGGCGGTTTTGGCGCCGATCTGGTGATGGATTGCTCGGGTCATCCGAGTGCCGGCCCCGAGGGTATCGAGATGCTGCGTGATGGCGGCACCTATGTCGAGATGGGCCAGTTCACCGATGCCGGTTCGATCAACACGTCATGGCACCGCATCTGCACCAAGGATCTCAACGTGCTGGGCTCGTGGGGATTTACCGGTAACGATTTGCCGCTCGGCGTCGACATGCTCTATCGCACCCGCAACAAGTATCCGTGGCTCGACATGCAGACGATCTATCCGTTTACGGAAGAGGGCATCGGGCAGGCGGTTGCGGACGCGATGGCGATGAAGACGGTGAAGTCGACCATCGTGCCGTGGCCGGAACTGGTGGAATGATACGGTTGCGCCGCGTGCTGCGTGCTGCGGTCCTGTGCGGCGTATTGGCGCTGATCGGGCCACATGCAGCCTAGCGTGTCGCGCAACTTGCGTTGAGGCGCTGAAATTGAAATCCGCCATTGTGCCGCGGCCGAAACTGATGAGAAGATGAGGAGGCGTCGACAAGCGGCATAACAACAAGCCGCCCAACAATAAGAACAGGGAGACGAACTCATGAAGTGGCAAGCGGTCATCGCTGCGACACTCATCTCGGTAACATCCATCTCGGTAACATCGGCGGCAGGTGCTGCGGACAAGAAATATGGTCCGGGCGTGACCGACACCGAAATCAAGCTTGGGCAGACGTCTCCCTATAGCGGACCGGCCTCGGCCTACAGCGTCATCGCCAAGGCCCAGCTCGCCTATTTCAAGATGATCAACGACCAGGGCGGCATCAACGGGCGCAAGATCAACCTGATCAGCATCGACGATGCCTACAGCCCGGCCAAGACGGTCGAGCAGACGCGCAAGCTGGTCGAGCAGGAAGAGGTAGCGGCGATCCTCAATCCGCTGGGCACGCCGACCGGGCTCGCGGTGCGGAAATATCTCAACGACAAGAAGGTGCCGCAACTGTTCGTCGGCGCCGGCGCCACGCTGTGGGGCGACCACGAGCATTTTCCTTACTCGATCGGCTTCCAGGCCTCGTATCAGGCCGAGACCGCGGTCTACGCGAAATATGTTCTGACCAAGAAGCCCGACGCCAAGATCGCGCTGTTCTACCAGAACGACGACGCCGGCAAGGACTACGGCAACGGCTTCAAGAAGGGATTGGGACCGGACAACGTCAAGAAGATGGTGGTGGCCGAAGCGACCTATGAATCGA harbors:
- a CDS encoding zinc-binding dehydrogenase; translation: MGPIRVCTYDGPGAQPVIRNVPWPKIPKKGALIKVGACGVCGTDLHILKGHWPKPLPWPFTLGHEIGGVLVEVGSEFREDFMSKPLKVGSKVMIPPLMPCGQCYYCIHYPQSANKCLTPVYYGRYLGFDKAPHLWGGWAEYVYVDLGELPGTKIYKLPDDMSLRLGALSEPLTSCIRAFNRATRAGGFSWGDTVVIQGSGPIGILAVAAAQEMGAGRVICVGAPETPRLALARKFGAEATVDIDQLKSPEERIKAVRDIVGGFGADLVMDCSGHPSAGPEGIEMLRDGGTYVEMGQFTDAGSINTSWHRICTKDLNVLGSWGFTGNDLPLGVDMLYRTRNKYPWLDMQTIYPFTEEGIGQAVADAMAMKTVKSTIVPWPELVE
- a CDS encoding dienelactone hydrolase family protein, which produces MSTEPLLTSDVIGLTKVAPFSRRGFMTASAAVAAGYTLAAGPVRADVIKTDTSGLTTGDAKIKVADGEMPGYFAKPDGVRNPPVVLVAMEIFGLHEYIKDVTRRLAKLGAFAVAPDYYFRKGGDLTKITDIPQLLPIVNSKPDAELLSDLDSTVAWAKSQGGDTSRLGIIGFCRGGRTVWEYAAHSPTLKAGAAFYGPPVDPPNPLWPKSPTQLAPEMKAPVIGFYGEADTGIPVATVEALKAALAENKKTAEFKLYPGAPHGFHADYRASYRKEAADDAWANMQAWFKKYGVLG
- a CDS encoding gamma carbonic anhydrase family protein, with the protein product MAIYELDGQGPDLPASGNYFIADTADVIGKVRLLEQASVWFGAVLRGDNEWIEIGEGSNVQDNSTCHTDRGFPLTIGKNCTVGHNVILHGCTLEDGALVGMGSIVMNGARIGRGSIVGAGSVITEGKEFPEHSLIIGSPARVIRTLSPEQVTAMGSAARFYALNGPRFKKGMKKIG
- a CDS encoding DUF6156 family protein, with product MKTLILLCVVLAAGLAGWIAWQRTPRKHDPVEYFSGWGGYGLPIRLTGRITKDEADAIAARGNAYLIGYFDGDNRLVRNVKMLRGEVFFEHVYDYYPNGRLRRVKATNPEGVETVREYRPSDRAGFFW
- a CDS encoding GlcG/HbpS family heme-binding protein; the encoded protein is MRRLIALASVVCVALLIGTGAFAQVPPNPDNPNDAVPDALTPPPYGEPINLETAKMVAAAAVAEATKRNWNAFCVAIVNPSGDLVYFEKQDNCQYASIGVSQHKARTSTRYRRPTLVFETLIGKGPYFAYLTTLDDVIASRGGNPLLVGGKVVGAIGVSGGSGSQDNVVSLAGQAALK
- a CDS encoding transglutaminase-like cysteine peptidase — translated: MLFRGQGKGLAVIAILLGMSASMSVPAKAADALYASLGDTTRSPIGWVEFCAENPGECRGAASQPRDIVMSQTAWRDLLRVNKWVNETIKPITDMDHWGVIEKWSLPTDGYGDCEDYVLLKRKMLIDAGWPREALLITVVRDKKGEGHAVLTVKTDKGEFVLDNQNENVVAWTETGYRFVKRQSQSDPNVWVSLGDNRPALATASSRDR
- a CDS encoding ABC transporter substrate-binding protein, with the translated sequence MKWQAVIAATLISVTSISVTSAAGAADKKYGPGVTDTEIKLGQTSPYSGPASAYSVIAKAQLAYFKMINDQGGINGRKINLISIDDAYSPAKTVEQTRKLVEQEEVAAILNPLGTPTGLAVRKYLNDKKVPQLFVGAGATLWGDHEHFPYSIGFQASYQAETAVYAKYVLTKKPDAKIALFYQNDDAGKDYGNGFKKGLGPDNVKKMVVAEATYESTDPTIDSQIVKLKASGADVLFMHAIPKQAAQAIRKIGEIGWKPDMFFLAATSTSITSVLKPAGFDHSKGIISSYSFKDPNDPQWQKDKDVQDWAEFMKKYFPDGNIQDQLIVYGYVVAEATVQVLKQCGDTLTGENIMKQAANLDIALPMMLPGIKLKTSPTDYFPVEAMRLERFNGEAWELFGDVIGAD
- a CDS encoding ribosome modulation factor — translated: MTTDPDPFEQGQRAAREGIPAQANPYQDGSEQHALWAAGHEQVAGTIEANE
- a CDS encoding PilZ domain-containing protein; translated protein: MSFAQKKSPTVPSAQERRRFQRVKVHLLGRYMLPDRREFPCQIINMSPGGLALLAPGIGNVGDRVIAYLDHIGRVEGRITRIIDNGFAMTVGATARKRDKLAAQLTWLANRDILNLPEDRRHDRIVPRNPIALMTLEDGSKMTCRIIDLSLSGAAIAAENRPPLKSLVMLGKVQSRVVRNLEEGFALEFVHEQNSDTLEDAVTAR